One window from the genome of Aricia agestis chromosome 6, ilAriAges1.1, whole genome shotgun sequence encodes:
- the LOC121728368 gene encoding bromodomain-containing protein 1 isoform X2, with product MGLDFDVLEFCKKLRQNRPPPYQCPLEKCDKVYKSLCGLQYHLVNYDHDNPTPATPAVNNNRKKGRSRAAVPTGDIALQSPPKEALTFAEAQKVVQFEIDGKISRIPIDQPLPIISLEEWEKKNAELEKPLAFVEPPQEPHVKLPEATFKVIPDYNERVCDAPPRPNAYIRFIEKSAEELDGEVEYDVDEEDTAWLGIINKNRVKQNLPPVSVDTLELLMDRLEKESYFQATQSGQQTAVTVDEDAVCCICMDGECQNTNVILFCDMCNLAVHQDCYGVPYIPEGQWLCRRCLQSPSRLVNCVLCPNTGGAFKQTDQGTWAHVVCALWIPEVRFANTVFLEPIDSIETIPAARWKLQCMVCKQRGAGACIQCHRSNCYSAFHVTCAQQAGLYMKMEAAGTGRDPSQPVQVAKMAYCDSHTPSHILQERRALESEGDSKSADLSTIRQKGRDKIKQARRVLALKRTWAPVVLVPTLAAERVADIARLAAGPAAARAQLMKRLLAYWTLKRRSRNGVPLLRRLQSLATHHGGSRGIQDGTVNVRELCNQLKYWQRIRQDLERARLLCELVRKRERLKAEYTRVWERCVMHSLRPERAALHKLLRLLRARDSSDIFCEPVDLLEVPDYSSVVTHPMDLSTMGKKLDRGAYKTIDDIEADFQLMINNCLTYNNKDTVFYKAGVKMREQCAPIFRQARRDVIDAGLTDIAGNGEVESARSSPRESPVPDEREKEREEKPAKKERTRTRESLRARESQARELAEKRISPRRRRSVRHSSSDSERTAGTRSERGVSLARTERGVSLARSERGVSLARSERGVSLARSERTSRAASPHNNDTEEENATRDESPAAVKVNRNWWRGRGRGRGRRGRRGRGRPSQSMARQPREIDTPTTDSETPIIAKKSVERTQKLATPEKSPSKQPETSGLGLVSGLRKPTLLVSPSKLSVPPKSFGSDASLPTLSASLGRTLEPSPRKKGRGRPRKVDKDKAASSPDLFRAVGSEAALSTPVPASFMQYRGPPGEVGSDSDLALSRSSSSSSAWSQSCSSCTHYDDDGSDNSCDLSSSEGSSFSGDRRAPPAPAPQTAPAGRGTRSASKTPVKSGQSDLKHLEPLQLVWAKCRGYPWYPALIIDPKMPKGYIYNGVPLPVPPQDVLNLKKNFAHEPVLYLVLFFDVKRTWQWLPPAKLELLGVDKSVDQAKLVESRKPTERKAVKKAYGDAMQFRKQVDGDK from the exons ATGGGGTTAGATTTTGATGTATTGGAGTTTTGTAAGAAACTTCGGCAAAATAGGCCTCCGCCTTATCAGTGTCCATTGGAGAAATGCGACAAAGTTTACAAAAGTTTGTGTGGTCTTCAGTATCATTTGGTAAACTATGATCATGATAACCCGACGCCGGCTACTCCTGCCGTTAACAACAACAGAAAGAAAGGTAGAAGCAGAGCCGCGGTACCAACAGGCGATATCGCTTTGCAAAGCCCGCCAAAAGAAGCTTTAACTTTTGCCGAAGCCCAGAAAGTAGTACAGTTTGAAATAGATGGGAAAATAAGTAGAATACCGATAGATCAACCATTGCCTATTATATCTTTGGAGGAATGGGAAAAAAAGAATGCAGAGTTAGAAAAACCTTTGGCATTTGTTGAACCACCTCAGGAGCCTCATGTAAAGTTGCCAGAAGCTACTTTCAAG GTAATCCCAGATTATAATGAGAGAGTATGTGATGCCCCACCTAGACCAAATGCTTACATACGttttattgaaaaatcagcTGAGGAACTTGACGGAGAAGTGGAGTATGATGTGGACGAGGAGGACACAGCGTGGTTGGGAATCATCAACAAAAACAGAGTTAAACAAAACTTGCCACCTGTGTCTGTTGATACGTTGGAATTATTGATGGATCGCCTTGAGAAGGAATCATATTTTCAG GCAACACAAAGTGGTCAACAGACAGCTGTTACAGTAGACGAAGATGCTGTGTGCTGTATATGCATGGATGGTGAATGTCAAAATACAAATGTCATACTGTTTTGTGATATGTGTAATTTAGCTGTTCATCAAGATTGTTATGGG GTGCCATACATTCCCGAGGGTCAGTGGCTATGTCGGCGGTGTCTGCAGTCTCCATCCCGTTTGGTCAACTGTGTTTTGTGCCCTAATACTGGGg gTGCATTTAAACAAACTGACCAAGGCACGTGGGCGCACGTCGTTTGCGCTCTGTGGATACCGGAAGTTCGCTTCGCCAACACAGTATTTTTGGAACCCATAG ATTCAATAGAGACGATCCCTGCTGCGCGTTGGAAGCTACAGTGTATGGTGTGCAAGCAACGCGGCGCGGGCGCCTGTATACAGTGCCATCGCAGCAATTGTTACTCCGCCTTCCACGTCACATGCGCTCAGCAGGCTGG ATTATATATGAAGATGGAGGCAGCGGGTACGGGCAGGGACCCCAGTCAACCCGTACAAGTAGCTAAGATGGCGTACTGCGATTCTCACACGCCGTCACATATTCTACAG GAAAGGCGAGCACTTGAATCTGAGGGCGATTCAAAATCGGCGGACTTATCAACTATCAGGCAAAAGGGACGAGACAAAATAAAACAG GCGCGTCGAGTCCTGGCCCTCAAACGGACGTGGGCGCCGGTGGTATTAGTGCCGACCCTGGCGGCGGAGCGAGTGGCGGATATAGCGCGGCTGGCGGCGGgcccggcggcggcgcgcgcgcagctTATGAAGCGTTTACTCGCGTATTGGACGCTCAAGCGCCGCAGCCGCAACGGCGTGCCGCTGCTGCGACGACTGCAGAGCTTGGCGACGCACCACG GTGGTAGCCGAGGAATACAAGATGGGACAGTGAATGTTCGAGAGCTGTGCAATCAGCTTAAATATTGGCAGAGAATACGACAGGATTTGGAAAGGGCCAG GTTACTGTGCGAGTTGGTACGCAAACGCGAACGGCTGAAGGCGGAGTACACGCGCGTGTGGGAGCGGTGCGTGATGCACTCGCTGCGGCCGGAGCGCGCGGCGCTGCACAAGCTGCTGCGGCTGCTACGGGCGAGGGACTCCAGTGACATATTCTGCGAGCCCGTCGACCTGCTAGAG gTGCCAGACTACAGCTCGGTCGTGACACACCCCATGGACCTCAGCACTATGGGCAAGAAGCTCGACCGCGGCGCGTACAAGACCATCGACGATATAGAGGCGGACTTCCAGCTGATGATCAACAACTGTCTAACTTATAATAACAAGGACACCGTGTTCTATAA aGCCGGCGTCAAAATGCGCGAGCAATGCGCCCCCATATTCCGTCAAGCGCGACGTGACGTCATCGATGCGGGCTTAACCGACATCGCTGGAAATGGAGAAGTGGAATCCGCCAGGAGTTCGCCCCGAGAAAGCCCCGTTCCAGATGAGAGGGAGAAGGAAAGAGAAGAAAAACCAGCGAAGAAAGAGAGGACTAGAACTCGTGAGTCGCTCCGAGCTAGGGAGTCGCAAGCGAGAGAATTGGCTGAGAAGAGAATAAGCCCACGACGACGCCGCAGCGTGCGACACTCCAGTAGCGACAGCGAACGGACAGCTGGTA CGAGAAGCGAAAGGGGCGTGTCTCTGGCGAGAACTGAACGAGGCGTCTCTTTAGCAAGGAGTGAACGAGGCGTGTCATTGGCTAGAAGCGAGCGAGGCGTGTCCCTTGCGAGAAGCGAGAGAACCTCACGCGCGGCCAGCCCTCATAATAATGACACTGAAGAGGAAAATGCCACG AGGGACGAATCGCCTGCCGCAGTCAAGGTGAACCGCAACTGGTGGCGCGGGCGTGGAAGGGGGCGGGGCCGCCGAGGGCGGAGGGGGCGGGGCCGACCCTCGCAGTCCATGGCGAGGCAGCCGAGAGAAATTG ATACCCCAACAACAGATTCTGAAACACCAATCATTGCGAAGAAGAGTGTAGAAAGAACTCAAAAACTGGCTACACCAGAGAAGTCACCTTCCAAACAGCCAGAAACATCAG GTCTCGGTCTTGTGAGTGGTCTACGGAAGCCAACACTTTTAGTGTCGCCTTCAAAACTGTCGGTACCTCCTAAAAGCTTTGGATCTGACG CGTCTCTGCCGACGTTGTCAGCAAGTTTAGGACGCACGTTGGAGCCGTCCCCACGGAAGAAAGGCCGCGGACGGCCGAGGAAAGTGGATAAGGACAAGGCCGCCTCCTCGCCTGATCTCTTcag GGCTGTGGGCAGTGAGGCTGCGCTGTCGACGCCGGTGCCGGCCTCGTTCATGCAGTATCGCGGCCCGCCCGGCGAAGTCGGCTCCGACAGTGACCTAGCTCTGTCCAG GTCGTCGAGCAGTAGCTCGGCGTGGTCGCAGTCGTGTTCGTCGTGCACGCACTACGACGACGACGGCTCCGACAACTCCTGCGACCTCAGCTCCAGCGAGGG GTCGAGTTTCAGTGGCGATCGGCGCGCACcccccgcccccgcgccgcAGACCGCGCCCGCC GGCCGTGGCACAAGATCGGCCTCAAAGACCCCGGTAAAGAGCGGCCAGTCAGATCTGAAGCACCTAGAACCACTCCAACTTGTGTGGGCTAAATGCAG ggGCTACCCCTGGTATCCGGCCCTCATCATCGACCCAAAGATGCCGAAAGGCTACATATACAACGGAGTACCTCTGCCCGTCCCACCGCAAGACGTGTTGAATCTCAAGAAAAATTTCGCACACGAGCCAGTATTGTATCTAGTTTTATTCTTCGACGTTAAACGTACGTGGCAATGGCTGCCACCGGCTAAGCTGGAGTTGCTCGGAGTAGACAAGAGCGTTGATCAAGCCAAGCTGGTCGAGTCCAGGAAACCTACTGAGAGGAAGGCGGTGAAGAAAGCCTACGGAGACGCCATGCAGTTCAGGAAACAAGTGGACGGAGACAAATGA
- the LOC121728368 gene encoding peregrin isoform X3, whose protein sequence is MGLDFDVLEFCKKLRQNRPPPYQCPLEKCDKVYKSLCGLQYHLVNYDHDNPTPATPAVNNNRKKGRSRAAVPTGDIALQSPPKEALTFAEAQKVVQFEIDGKISRIPIDQPLPIISLEEWEKKNAELEKPLAFVEPPQEPHVKLPEATFKVIPDYNERVCDAPPRPNAYIRFIEKSAEELDGEVEYDVDEEDTAWLGIINKNRVKQNLPPVSVDTLELLMDRLEKESYFQATQSGQQTAVTVDEDAVCCICMDGECQNTNVILFCDMCNLAVHQDCYGVPYIPEGQWLCRRCLQSPSRLVNCVLCPNTGGAFKQTDQGTWAHVVCALWIPEVRFANTVFLEPIDSIETIPAARWKLQCMVCKQRGAGACIQCHRSNCYSAFHVTCAQQAGLYMKMEAAGTGRDPSQPVQVAKMAYCDSHTPSHILQERRALESEGDSKSADLSTIRQKGRDKIKQARRVLALKRTWAPVVLVPTLAAERVADIARLAAGPAAARAQLMKRLLAYWTLKRRSRNGVPLLRRLQSLATHHGGSRGIQDGTVNVRELCNQLKYWQRIRQDLERARLLCELVRKRERLKAEYTRVWERCVMHSLRPERAALHKLLRLLRARDSSDIFCEPVDLLEVPDYSSVVTHPMDLSTMGKKLDRGAYKTIDDIEADFQLMINNCLTYNNKDTVFYKAGVKMREQCAPIFRQARRDVIDAGLTDIAGNGEVESARSSPRESPVPDEREKEREEKPAKKERTRTRESLRARESQARELAEKRISPRRRRSVRHSSSDSERTADTRSERGVSMARSERGVSLARSERGVSLARTERGVSLARSERGVSLARSERGVSLARSERTSRAASPHNNDTEEENATRDESPAAVKVNRNWWRGRGRGRGRRGRRGRGRPSQSMARQPREIDTPTTDSETPIIAKKSVERTQKLATPEKSPSKQPETSGLGLVSGLRKPTLLVSPSKLSVPPKSFGSDASLPTLSASLGRTLEPSPRKKGRGRPRKVDKDKAASSPDLFRAVGSEAALSTPVPASFMQYRGPPGEVGSDSDLALSRSSSSSSAWSQSCSSCTHYDDDGSDNSCDLSSSEGSSFSGDRRAPPAPAPQTAPAVSCFVRPWHKIGLKDPGKERPVRSEAPRTTPTCVG, encoded by the exons ATGGGGTTAGATTTTGATGTATTGGAGTTTTGTAAGAAACTTCGGCAAAATAGGCCTCCGCCTTATCAGTGTCCATTGGAGAAATGCGACAAAGTTTACAAAAGTTTGTGTGGTCTTCAGTATCATTTGGTAAACTATGATCATGATAACCCGACGCCGGCTACTCCTGCCGTTAACAACAACAGAAAGAAAGGTAGAAGCAGAGCCGCGGTACCAACAGGCGATATCGCTTTGCAAAGCCCGCCAAAAGAAGCTTTAACTTTTGCCGAAGCCCAGAAAGTAGTACAGTTTGAAATAGATGGGAAAATAAGTAGAATACCGATAGATCAACCATTGCCTATTATATCTTTGGAGGAATGGGAAAAAAAGAATGCAGAGTTAGAAAAACCTTTGGCATTTGTTGAACCACCTCAGGAGCCTCATGTAAAGTTGCCAGAAGCTACTTTCAAG GTAATCCCAGATTATAATGAGAGAGTATGTGATGCCCCACCTAGACCAAATGCTTACATACGttttattgaaaaatcagcTGAGGAACTTGACGGAGAAGTGGAGTATGATGTGGACGAGGAGGACACAGCGTGGTTGGGAATCATCAACAAAAACAGAGTTAAACAAAACTTGCCACCTGTGTCTGTTGATACGTTGGAATTATTGATGGATCGCCTTGAGAAGGAATCATATTTTCAG GCAACACAAAGTGGTCAACAGACAGCTGTTACAGTAGACGAAGATGCTGTGTGCTGTATATGCATGGATGGTGAATGTCAAAATACAAATGTCATACTGTTTTGTGATATGTGTAATTTAGCTGTTCATCAAGATTGTTATGGG GTGCCATACATTCCCGAGGGTCAGTGGCTATGTCGGCGGTGTCTGCAGTCTCCATCCCGTTTGGTCAACTGTGTTTTGTGCCCTAATACTGGGg gTGCATTTAAACAAACTGACCAAGGCACGTGGGCGCACGTCGTTTGCGCTCTGTGGATACCGGAAGTTCGCTTCGCCAACACAGTATTTTTGGAACCCATAG ATTCAATAGAGACGATCCCTGCTGCGCGTTGGAAGCTACAGTGTATGGTGTGCAAGCAACGCGGCGCGGGCGCCTGTATACAGTGCCATCGCAGCAATTGTTACTCCGCCTTCCACGTCACATGCGCTCAGCAGGCTGG ATTATATATGAAGATGGAGGCAGCGGGTACGGGCAGGGACCCCAGTCAACCCGTACAAGTAGCTAAGATGGCGTACTGCGATTCTCACACGCCGTCACATATTCTACAG GAAAGGCGAGCACTTGAATCTGAGGGCGATTCAAAATCGGCGGACTTATCAACTATCAGGCAAAAGGGACGAGACAAAATAAAACAG GCGCGTCGAGTCCTGGCCCTCAAACGGACGTGGGCGCCGGTGGTATTAGTGCCGACCCTGGCGGCGGAGCGAGTGGCGGATATAGCGCGGCTGGCGGCGGgcccggcggcggcgcgcgcgcagctTATGAAGCGTTTACTCGCGTATTGGACGCTCAAGCGCCGCAGCCGCAACGGCGTGCCGCTGCTGCGACGACTGCAGAGCTTGGCGACGCACCACG GTGGTAGCCGAGGAATACAAGATGGGACAGTGAATGTTCGAGAGCTGTGCAATCAGCTTAAATATTGGCAGAGAATACGACAGGATTTGGAAAGGGCCAG GTTACTGTGCGAGTTGGTACGCAAACGCGAACGGCTGAAGGCGGAGTACACGCGCGTGTGGGAGCGGTGCGTGATGCACTCGCTGCGGCCGGAGCGCGCGGCGCTGCACAAGCTGCTGCGGCTGCTACGGGCGAGGGACTCCAGTGACATATTCTGCGAGCCCGTCGACCTGCTAGAG gTGCCAGACTACAGCTCGGTCGTGACACACCCCATGGACCTCAGCACTATGGGCAAGAAGCTCGACCGCGGCGCGTACAAGACCATCGACGATATAGAGGCGGACTTCCAGCTGATGATCAACAACTGTCTAACTTATAATAACAAGGACACCGTGTTCTATAA aGCCGGCGTCAAAATGCGCGAGCAATGCGCCCCCATATTCCGTCAAGCGCGACGTGACGTCATCGATGCGGGCTTAACCGACATCGCTGGAAATGGAGAAGTGGAATCCGCCAGGAGTTCGCCCCGAGAAAGCCCCGTTCCAGATGAGAGGGAGAAGGAAAGAGAAGAAAAACCAGCGAAGAAAGAGAGGACTAGAACTCGTGAGTCGCTCCGAGCTAGGGAGTCGCAAGCGAGAGAATTGGCTGAGAAGAGAATAAGCCCACGACGACGCCGCAGCGTGCGACACTCCAGTAGCGACAGCGAACGGACAGCTG ACACGAGAAGCGAGAGGGGTGTGTCAATGGCGCGAAGCGAGAGAGGCGTGTCACTGGCGAGAAGCGAAAGGGGCGTGTCTCTGGCGAGAACTGAACGAGGCGTCTCTTTAGCAAGGAGTGAACGAGGCGTGTCATTGGCTAGAAGCGAGCGAGGCGTGTCCCTTGCGAGAAGCGAGAGAACCTCACGCGCGGCCAGCCCTCATAATAATGACACTGAAGAGGAAAATGCCACG AGGGACGAATCGCCTGCCGCAGTCAAGGTGAACCGCAACTGGTGGCGCGGGCGTGGAAGGGGGCGGGGCCGCCGAGGGCGGAGGGGGCGGGGCCGACCCTCGCAGTCCATGGCGAGGCAGCCGAGAGAAATTG ATACCCCAACAACAGATTCTGAAACACCAATCATTGCGAAGAAGAGTGTAGAAAGAACTCAAAAACTGGCTACACCAGAGAAGTCACCTTCCAAACAGCCAGAAACATCAG GTCTCGGTCTTGTGAGTGGTCTACGGAAGCCAACACTTTTAGTGTCGCCTTCAAAACTGTCGGTACCTCCTAAAAGCTTTGGATCTGACG CGTCTCTGCCGACGTTGTCAGCAAGTTTAGGACGCACGTTGGAGCCGTCCCCACGGAAGAAAGGCCGCGGACGGCCGAGGAAAGTGGATAAGGACAAGGCCGCCTCCTCGCCTGATCTCTTcag GGCTGTGGGCAGTGAGGCTGCGCTGTCGACGCCGGTGCCGGCCTCGTTCATGCAGTATCGCGGCCCGCCCGGCGAAGTCGGCTCCGACAGTGACCTAGCTCTGTCCAG GTCGTCGAGCAGTAGCTCGGCGTGGTCGCAGTCGTGTTCGTCGTGCACGCACTACGACGACGACGGCTCCGACAACTCCTGCGACCTCAGCTCCAGCGAGGG GTCGAGTTTCAGTGGCGATCGGCGCGCACcccccgcccccgcgccgcAGACCGCGCCCGCCGTGAGTTGCTTTGTTC GGCCGTGGCACAAGATCGGCCTCAAAGACCCCGGTAAAGAGCGGCCAGTCAGATCTGAAGCACCTAGAACCACTCCAACTTGTGTGGGCTAA
- the LOC121728368 gene encoding peregrin isoform X1, whose protein sequence is MGLDFDVLEFCKKLRQNRPPPYQCPLEKCDKVYKSLCGLQYHLVNYDHDNPTPATPAVNNNRKKGRSRAAVPTGDIALQSPPKEALTFAEAQKVVQFEIDGKISRIPIDQPLPIISLEEWEKKNAELEKPLAFVEPPQEPHVKLPEATFKVIPDYNERVCDAPPRPNAYIRFIEKSAEELDGEVEYDVDEEDTAWLGIINKNRVKQNLPPVSVDTLELLMDRLEKESYFQATQSGQQTAVTVDEDAVCCICMDGECQNTNVILFCDMCNLAVHQDCYGVPYIPEGQWLCRRCLQSPSRLVNCVLCPNTGGAFKQTDQGTWAHVVCALWIPEVRFANTVFLEPIDSIETIPAARWKLQCMVCKQRGAGACIQCHRSNCYSAFHVTCAQQAGLYMKMEAAGTGRDPSQPVQVAKMAYCDSHTPSHILQERRALESEGDSKSADLSTIRQKGRDKIKQARRVLALKRTWAPVVLVPTLAAERVADIARLAAGPAAARAQLMKRLLAYWTLKRRSRNGVPLLRRLQSLATHHGGSRGIQDGTVNVRELCNQLKYWQRIRQDLERARLLCELVRKRERLKAEYTRVWERCVMHSLRPERAALHKLLRLLRARDSSDIFCEPVDLLEVPDYSSVVTHPMDLSTMGKKLDRGAYKTIDDIEADFQLMINNCLTYNNKDTVFYKAGVKMREQCAPIFRQARRDVIDAGLTDIAGNGEVESARSSPRESPVPDEREKEREEKPAKKERTRTRESLRARESQARELAEKRISPRRRRSVRHSSSDSERTADTRSERGVSMARSERGVSLARSERGVSLARTERGVSLARSERGVSLARSERGVSLARSERTSRAASPHNNDTEEENATRDESPAAVKVNRNWWRGRGRGRGRRGRRGRGRPSQSMARQPREIDTPTTDSETPIIAKKSVERTQKLATPEKSPSKQPETSGLGLVSGLRKPTLLVSPSKLSVPPKSFGSDASLPTLSASLGRTLEPSPRKKGRGRPRKVDKDKAASSPDLFRAVGSEAALSTPVPASFMQYRGPPGEVGSDSDLALSRSSSSSSAWSQSCSSCTHYDDDGSDNSCDLSSSEGSSFSGDRRAPPAPAPQTAPAGRGTRSASKTPVKSGQSDLKHLEPLQLVWAKCRGYPWYPALIIDPKMPKGYIYNGVPLPVPPQDVLNLKKNFAHEPVLYLVLFFDVKRTWQWLPPAKLELLGVDKSVDQAKLVESRKPTERKAVKKAYGDAMQFRKQVDGDK, encoded by the exons ATGGGGTTAGATTTTGATGTATTGGAGTTTTGTAAGAAACTTCGGCAAAATAGGCCTCCGCCTTATCAGTGTCCATTGGAGAAATGCGACAAAGTTTACAAAAGTTTGTGTGGTCTTCAGTATCATTTGGTAAACTATGATCATGATAACCCGACGCCGGCTACTCCTGCCGTTAACAACAACAGAAAGAAAGGTAGAAGCAGAGCCGCGGTACCAACAGGCGATATCGCTTTGCAAAGCCCGCCAAAAGAAGCTTTAACTTTTGCCGAAGCCCAGAAAGTAGTACAGTTTGAAATAGATGGGAAAATAAGTAGAATACCGATAGATCAACCATTGCCTATTATATCTTTGGAGGAATGGGAAAAAAAGAATGCAGAGTTAGAAAAACCTTTGGCATTTGTTGAACCACCTCAGGAGCCTCATGTAAAGTTGCCAGAAGCTACTTTCAAG GTAATCCCAGATTATAATGAGAGAGTATGTGATGCCCCACCTAGACCAAATGCTTACATACGttttattgaaaaatcagcTGAGGAACTTGACGGAGAAGTGGAGTATGATGTGGACGAGGAGGACACAGCGTGGTTGGGAATCATCAACAAAAACAGAGTTAAACAAAACTTGCCACCTGTGTCTGTTGATACGTTGGAATTATTGATGGATCGCCTTGAGAAGGAATCATATTTTCAG GCAACACAAAGTGGTCAACAGACAGCTGTTACAGTAGACGAAGATGCTGTGTGCTGTATATGCATGGATGGTGAATGTCAAAATACAAATGTCATACTGTTTTGTGATATGTGTAATTTAGCTGTTCATCAAGATTGTTATGGG GTGCCATACATTCCCGAGGGTCAGTGGCTATGTCGGCGGTGTCTGCAGTCTCCATCCCGTTTGGTCAACTGTGTTTTGTGCCCTAATACTGGGg gTGCATTTAAACAAACTGACCAAGGCACGTGGGCGCACGTCGTTTGCGCTCTGTGGATACCGGAAGTTCGCTTCGCCAACACAGTATTTTTGGAACCCATAG ATTCAATAGAGACGATCCCTGCTGCGCGTTGGAAGCTACAGTGTATGGTGTGCAAGCAACGCGGCGCGGGCGCCTGTATACAGTGCCATCGCAGCAATTGTTACTCCGCCTTCCACGTCACATGCGCTCAGCAGGCTGG ATTATATATGAAGATGGAGGCAGCGGGTACGGGCAGGGACCCCAGTCAACCCGTACAAGTAGCTAAGATGGCGTACTGCGATTCTCACACGCCGTCACATATTCTACAG GAAAGGCGAGCACTTGAATCTGAGGGCGATTCAAAATCGGCGGACTTATCAACTATCAGGCAAAAGGGACGAGACAAAATAAAACAG GCGCGTCGAGTCCTGGCCCTCAAACGGACGTGGGCGCCGGTGGTATTAGTGCCGACCCTGGCGGCGGAGCGAGTGGCGGATATAGCGCGGCTGGCGGCGGgcccggcggcggcgcgcgcgcagctTATGAAGCGTTTACTCGCGTATTGGACGCTCAAGCGCCGCAGCCGCAACGGCGTGCCGCTGCTGCGACGACTGCAGAGCTTGGCGACGCACCACG GTGGTAGCCGAGGAATACAAGATGGGACAGTGAATGTTCGAGAGCTGTGCAATCAGCTTAAATATTGGCAGAGAATACGACAGGATTTGGAAAGGGCCAG GTTACTGTGCGAGTTGGTACGCAAACGCGAACGGCTGAAGGCGGAGTACACGCGCGTGTGGGAGCGGTGCGTGATGCACTCGCTGCGGCCGGAGCGCGCGGCGCTGCACAAGCTGCTGCGGCTGCTACGGGCGAGGGACTCCAGTGACATATTCTGCGAGCCCGTCGACCTGCTAGAG gTGCCAGACTACAGCTCGGTCGTGACACACCCCATGGACCTCAGCACTATGGGCAAGAAGCTCGACCGCGGCGCGTACAAGACCATCGACGATATAGAGGCGGACTTCCAGCTGATGATCAACAACTGTCTAACTTATAATAACAAGGACACCGTGTTCTATAA aGCCGGCGTCAAAATGCGCGAGCAATGCGCCCCCATATTCCGTCAAGCGCGACGTGACGTCATCGATGCGGGCTTAACCGACATCGCTGGAAATGGAGAAGTGGAATCCGCCAGGAGTTCGCCCCGAGAAAGCCCCGTTCCAGATGAGAGGGAGAAGGAAAGAGAAGAAAAACCAGCGAAGAAAGAGAGGACTAGAACTCGTGAGTCGCTCCGAGCTAGGGAGTCGCAAGCGAGAGAATTGGCTGAGAAGAGAATAAGCCCACGACGACGCCGCAGCGTGCGACACTCCAGTAGCGACAGCGAACGGACAGCTG ACACGAGAAGCGAGAGGGGTGTGTCAATGGCGCGAAGCGAGAGAGGCGTGTCACTGGCGAGAAGCGAAAGGGGCGTGTCTCTGGCGAGAACTGAACGAGGCGTCTCTTTAGCAAGGAGTGAACGAGGCGTGTCATTGGCTAGAAGCGAGCGAGGCGTGTCCCTTGCGAGAAGCGAGAGAACCTCACGCGCGGCCAGCCCTCATAATAATGACACTGAAGAGGAAAATGCCACG AGGGACGAATCGCCTGCCGCAGTCAAGGTGAACCGCAACTGGTGGCGCGGGCGTGGAAGGGGGCGGGGCCGCCGAGGGCGGAGGGGGCGGGGCCGACCCTCGCAGTCCATGGCGAGGCAGCCGAGAGAAATTG ATACCCCAACAACAGATTCTGAAACACCAATCATTGCGAAGAAGAGTGTAGAAAGAACTCAAAAACTGGCTACACCAGAGAAGTCACCTTCCAAACAGCCAGAAACATCAG GTCTCGGTCTTGTGAGTGGTCTACGGAAGCCAACACTTTTAGTGTCGCCTTCAAAACTGTCGGTACCTCCTAAAAGCTTTGGATCTGACG CGTCTCTGCCGACGTTGTCAGCAAGTTTAGGACGCACGTTGGAGCCGTCCCCACGGAAGAAAGGCCGCGGACGGCCGAGGAAAGTGGATAAGGACAAGGCCGCCTCCTCGCCTGATCTCTTcag GGCTGTGGGCAGTGAGGCTGCGCTGTCGACGCCGGTGCCGGCCTCGTTCATGCAGTATCGCGGCCCGCCCGGCGAAGTCGGCTCCGACAGTGACCTAGCTCTGTCCAG GTCGTCGAGCAGTAGCTCGGCGTGGTCGCAGTCGTGTTCGTCGTGCACGCACTACGACGACGACGGCTCCGACAACTCCTGCGACCTCAGCTCCAGCGAGGG GTCGAGTTTCAGTGGCGATCGGCGCGCACcccccgcccccgcgccgcAGACCGCGCCCGCC GGCCGTGGCACAAGATCGGCCTCAAAGACCCCGGTAAAGAGCGGCCAGTCAGATCTGAAGCACCTAGAACCACTCCAACTTGTGTGGGCTAAATGCAG ggGCTACCCCTGGTATCCGGCCCTCATCATCGACCCAAAGATGCCGAAAGGCTACATATACAACGGAGTACCTCTGCCCGTCCCACCGCAAGACGTGTTGAATCTCAAGAAAAATTTCGCACACGAGCCAGTATTGTATCTAGTTTTATTCTTCGACGTTAAACGTACGTGGCAATGGCTGCCACCGGCTAAGCTGGAGTTGCTCGGAGTAGACAAGAGCGTTGATCAAGCCAAGCTGGTCGAGTCCAGGAAACCTACTGAGAGGAAGGCGGTGAAGAAAGCCTACGGAGACGCCATGCAGTTCAGGAAACAAGTGGACGGAGACAAATGA